In Bufo gargarizans isolate SCDJY-AF-19 chromosome 6, ASM1485885v1, whole genome shotgun sequence, a single genomic region encodes these proteins:
- the ARHGDIA gene encoding rho GDP-dissociation inhibitor 1, protein MAEHEPTSEQLAQIAAENEEDEHSVNYRPPAQKTIEEIQALDQDDESLRKYKEALLGPVPSTVDPNVPNVVVTKLTLVCEDAPGPLELDLTGDLEKFKKESFSLKEGVEYRIKISFKVNKEIVSGLKYQQQTYRKGVRLDKTNYMVGSYGPRADEYEFLTPVEEAPKGMLARACYNMKSLFTDDDKKNHLSWEWNLNICKDWKN, encoded by the exons ATGGCTGAACACGAACCCACTTCAGAGCAACTGGCGCAGATTGCAGCGGAGAACGAGGAGGACGAGCATTCGGTGAACTACAGGCCCCCAGCCCAGAAAACTATCGAGGAGATACAAGCTCTGGACCAGGATGATGAGAGTCTGCGCAAGTACAAGGAGGCTCTGCTAGGCCCCGTTCCCAGCACAGTGG ATCCTAACGTTCCAAATGTCGTCGTCACCAAATTGACCTTGGTTTGTGAAGATGCTCCAGGCCCCCTCGAGTTGGATCTAACAG GAGACCTTGAGAAATTTAAGAAAGAATCATTCTCCCTTAAAGAAGGCGTGGAGTACAGAATCAAAATCAGCTTTAAG GTCAACAAGGAGATTGTGTCCGGACTGAAATATCAGCAGCAGACGTACAGGAAAGGTGTGAGAT TGGACAAGACAAACTACATGGTTGGAAGTTACGGCCCCCGTGCGGATGAGTATGAGTTTCTCACTCCGGTGGAGGAAGCCCCCAAGGGTATGTTGGCCAGAGCCTGTTACAATATGAAGTCTCTCTTCACTGACGACGATAAGAAAAATCACCTCTCCTGGGAGTGGAACCTGAACATCTGTAAAGATTGGAAGAACTAG